A genomic region of Jeotgalibaca ciconiae contains the following coding sequences:
- a CDS encoding MarR family winged helix-turn-helix transcriptional regulator, which yields MKQKDIVNSVMHLSRVLRRRTHGDTPQEKGRHGQFRILRHLLKTPGMTASELADLLDIRAASVSEVTKRLEADGLIEKKPIESDKRKQGLHLTENGRQRIIDSTQIRKKEKKIIETILNEEERETFISLCEKLTKGLQKGVDA from the coding sequence ATGAAACAAAAAGATATTGTAAATAGTGTGATGCATTTAAGTCGTGTACTACGTCGCCGAACTCATGGCGATACCCCTCAGGAAAAAGGGCGCCATGGTCAGTTTCGCATACTGCGCCATTTACTAAAGACACCGGGTATGACGGCGTCCGAATTAGCAGACTTGCTGGATATTCGAGCTGCTTCTGTTTCTGAAGTAACGAAGCGATTAGAGGCAGATGGTTTAATTGAAAAAAAACCAATTGAATCTGATAAAAGAAAACAAGGGCTGCATTTAACTGAAAATGGTCGTCAAAGAATAATAGATAGTACGCAAATCAGAAAGAAGGAAAAAAAAATAATCGAAACCATTTTGAATGAAGAAGAGCGAGAAACTTTTATTAGTTTATGTGAGAAGCTGACGAAGGGATTACAAAAAGGGGTTGATGCCTAG
- the mgtE gene encoding magnesium transporter, which yields MKNIELRKQYYYEEVYEAVKKDNRNLFRKLFLKLHTKDQLDLFQELYPEKKRKIEKMLLPEEFAAVFEWMEPSEQHETFHFFSAEYAAKILLNMAQDNAASFLEDLEQKERDLLLSQLQEEDRDTLKELLSYEAESAGSIMTKEFLAFSPTDTTKEVIAQVRHHANQAEIIYYLYVVDKNNKLIGVLSLRDLILAQEEDTIGSLMFTQVAFARLDDDQEKVARQIQDYDLLAIPIIDEYDVLQGIVTVDDVMDILEEEVTEDFQEFSAISKSEEPSEKIWDIARSRIPWIVILLFMGMISASLISSFEETLSQVVVLAAFIPIIMDSAGNVGTQSLAVAVRKITLKDEADSIGNTLLVELIVGTIMGIISGTVLLITVLVLYQNMVLGLILGTTLLITLSISTVVGAFIPFLINKMKFDPAIASGPFITTINDILGLYIYFTIASLFLHLI from the coding sequence ATGAAAAACATCGAATTAAGAAAACAATATTATTACGAAGAAGTATATGAGGCAGTAAAGAAAGATAATCGAAATTTGTTTCGGAAACTATTTCTCAAATTACACACAAAAGACCAACTTGATTTATTCCAAGAATTATACCCAGAAAAAAAACGAAAAATAGAAAAAATGTTACTGCCGGAAGAGTTTGCTGCTGTTTTTGAATGGATGGAACCTTCAGAACAACATGAAACTTTTCATTTTTTCTCAGCTGAGTATGCTGCTAAAATTCTTCTAAATATGGCACAAGACAATGCCGCTAGCTTTTTAGAAGATCTGGAGCAAAAAGAAAGAGACCTTCTTCTTTCTCAACTGCAGGAAGAGGATCGAGATACGCTGAAAGAACTACTCTCCTATGAAGCAGAATCAGCTGGTTCGATTATGACAAAAGAATTCTTAGCTTTTTCTCCTACCGATACAACAAAGGAAGTAATTGCTCAAGTACGCCATCATGCGAATCAAGCTGAAATTATTTATTACTTATATGTTGTTGATAAAAACAACAAGCTCATAGGTGTTCTTTCTTTACGAGATCTTATCTTGGCTCAGGAAGAAGATACAATCGGGAGCTTGATGTTTACTCAAGTTGCTTTTGCTCGTCTAGACGATGACCAAGAAAAAGTAGCACGACAAATTCAAGATTACGATTTACTAGCAATACCAATCATTGATGAATATGATGTTTTACAAGGGATTGTTACTGTTGATGATGTGATGGACATTTTGGAAGAAGAAGTTACGGAAGACTTCCAAGAGTTTTCAGCTATCAGCAAGTCTGAAGAACCTTCTGAAAAGATATGGGATATAGCACGTTCCCGTATCCCTTGGATTGTTATTCTTTTATTTATGGGTATGATCAGTGCCAGTCTAATTAGTTCTTTTGAAGAAACCTTAAGTCAAGTGGTCGTGTTGGCTGCGTTTATTCCGATTATCATGGATTCAGCTGGGAATGTTGGTACTCAATCGCTGGCTGTTGCTGTACGTAAGATTACTTTAAAAGATGAAGCAGATTCTATTGGAAACACTCTATTAGTTGAATTAATCGTAGGAACGATTATGGGTATTATCTCTGGTACTGTCTTATTAATCACTGTTCTCGTTCTCTACCAAAATATGGTTCTTGGCCTTATTTTAGGCACGACTTTACTTATTACATTAAGTATTTCCACTGTCGTTGGGGCATTTATTCCATTCTTGATTAATAAAATGAAATTCGATCCTGCTATTGCTTCTGGCCCTTTTATTACTACTATCAATGATATTTTAGGTCTTTACATCTACTTTACAATTGCATCGTTATTCTTACACCTAATCTAA
- the recQ gene encoding DNA helicase RecQ, whose translation MKTIQTVLEKNYGFDSFRPGQQQIIEAIMNKKDVLAIMPTGGGKSLCYQIPAICMEGTSLVVSPLISLMKDQVDTLQAMGVRAGYINSQMDKSSYHDTMNKAMFGYYDLLYIAPERLDSEHFMNVIQNMKINLIAVDEAHCISQWGQDFRPSYRNIPQLREAFDYPVPFAAFTATATTQVKHDINKQLCLQNPHQYVASFDRPNLYFSVIPTKKKSTDLLKYINNSDSAIIYCNTRKNVETVYHSLVKKRFSVTYYHAGIPADERTKNQEDFIYDRKSIMVATNAFGMGIDKSNVRKVIHYNMPLDMESYYQEAGRAGRDGAPSEAILLYSSQDIITNTFLIEQGNQPHAKDKLNRMISYCKTGKCLRSYILGYFDEVPSWQKCEHCSNCDGNTETMDVTVESQKILSCIYRMNQRFGTGMVTDVLRGKNNERIRSLNFNQLSTHGIMSDYNDNTIKDIISLLISEGFLSLSGDKYPILTFTTKTNQLLKAEVTLSMTRKIVEDVRKSSKKEVADIHNYDESLFEKLRELRTKTAQEIGKPPFVVFTDRTLIDMAAKLPLNDEEFLAIHGVGQSKLEQYGAEFLDIIQRHVSDTNIDVKKERAQNVL comes from the coding sequence ATGAAGACAATACAAACAGTTCTAGAGAAAAATTATGGATTTGATTCTTTCCGACCAGGACAACAACAAATTATTGAAGCGATTATGAATAAGAAAGATGTATTAGCGATTATGCCAACAGGTGGAGGAAAATCTCTGTGTTATCAAATTCCAGCCATATGCATGGAAGGAACGAGCTTGGTAGTCTCGCCGTTAATTTCTTTGATGAAAGATCAAGTGGATACTTTGCAGGCGATGGGAGTGAGAGCTGGTTATATCAATAGCCAAATGGATAAAAGTAGCTATCATGATACGATGAATAAAGCGATGTTTGGCTATTATGATTTACTTTATATTGCCCCTGAACGTCTGGACAGCGAACACTTTATGAATGTTATCCAAAATATGAAAATTAATTTGATTGCGGTTGATGAAGCGCACTGTATATCCCAATGGGGTCAAGATTTTAGGCCAAGTTATCGAAATATCCCGCAATTAAGAGAGGCTTTTGATTATCCTGTTCCGTTTGCAGCATTCACTGCGACGGCAACGACTCAAGTAAAACACGATATCAACAAACAGCTTTGTTTACAAAATCCACACCAGTACGTTGCTAGTTTTGATCGACCGAATCTTTATTTTTCAGTAATACCTACCAAGAAGAAGTCTACGGATTTATTGAAATATATCAATAATTCTGACTCGGCAATCATTTATTGTAATACGAGAAAGAATGTGGAAACCGTCTATCATAGTTTAGTAAAAAAAAGATTCTCGGTAACTTATTATCACGCAGGTATTCCCGCTGATGAGCGTACTAAAAATCAAGAAGACTTTATTTATGATCGCAAATCCATCATGGTGGCAACCAATGCATTTGGAATGGGAATCGATAAGTCGAACGTACGAAAAGTCATCCACTATAATATGCCGCTTGATATGGAGAGTTATTATCAAGAAGCAGGGAGGGCTGGGCGAGATGGAGCTCCTTCCGAAGCAATTCTCTTGTATTCGAGTCAGGATATTATTACGAACACATTCTTGATTGAGCAGGGTAATCAGCCGCATGCCAAAGACAAATTAAACCGGATGATCTCCTATTGTAAAACGGGAAAATGTTTGCGCAGTTATATACTGGGTTACTTTGATGAAGTCCCTTCTTGGCAGAAATGCGAACATTGCTCAAACTGTGATGGGAATACGGAGACGATGGATGTCACTGTTGAAAGTCAAAAGATTCTATCTTGTATTTATCGGATGAATCAACGCTTCGGAACAGGAATGGTAACCGATGTTTTACGAGGGAAAAATAATGAGCGGATACGAAGTTTGAATTTTAATCAGCTTTCCACCCATGGAATCATGTCTGATTATAACGATAATACAATTAAAGATATTATTTCGTTATTAATAAGCGAAGGATTTCTTTCTCTTTCTGGAGATAAGTATCCCATTTTGACGTTCACAACAAAAACAAATCAATTGCTGAAAGCAGAAGTTACGCTGTCAATGACTCGTAAAATTGTTGAAGATGTCCGAAAATCATCGAAAAAAGAAGTGGCGGATATTCATAATTATGATGAAAGTCTTTTTGAAAAGCTTAGAGAACTTCGTACGAAAACTGCGCAAGAAATTGGAAAACCGCCTTTTGTTGTTTTTACAGATCGAACTTTGATTGATATGGCCGCAAAACTACCTTTAAATGATGAGGAGTTTTTAGCTATTCATGGAGTTGGCCAAAGTAAACTCGAGCAATATGGCGCTGAGTTTTTGGATATCATTCAACGACATGTGAGCGATACAAATATAGATGTAAAAAAAGAAAGAGCCCAAAATGTTTTGTAA